One genomic window of Luteitalea pratensis includes the following:
- a CDS encoding PadR family transcriptional regulator, giving the protein MPKKSPGERRLELMQGTLDMMILRALTWGPQHGHGIGQWIRAGSEDLLQIEHGSLYPALHRLERQGRIAAEWKLTENKQRAKYYRLTPAGKRQLAAAHSRWAEIVAVIARVMGPA; this is encoded by the coding sequence ATGCCGAAGAAGTCACCGGGTGAGCGCCGTCTCGAGCTGATGCAGGGCACGCTCGACATGATGATCCTCCGCGCCCTGACCTGGGGCCCGCAACACGGCCACGGCATCGGCCAGTGGATTCGCGCCGGCTCCGAAGACCTCCTGCAGATCGAGCACGGCTCCCTCTATCCAGCGCTGCACCGGCTCGAACGGCAGGGCCGGATTGCCGCCGAGTGGAAGCTCACCGAGAACAAGCAGCGCGCGAAGTACTACCGCCTCACGCCGGCCGGCAAGCGCCAACTCGCGGCGGCGCACTCGCGCTGGGCCGAGATCGTCGCGGTGATTGCGCGCGTCATGGGGCCGGCGTAG
- a CDS encoding LpqB family beta-propeller domain-containing protein has translation MPTETGGRGHARSDLPAAAVRAQLESILASTVFARSPQLRSFLSYIVEQHLGGQGHTLKESVLARELYGKGSDFDGGSDPVVRVDARRLRDKLREFYEGRTDSVVISLPKGSYVPLFEGNSGPQREEAPALAVREREVRRPVVHLGRRAPVLRALALVALAATAVIAWRALRPQESAKIQMLPLASYPGAEGPPALSPDGNFVAFAWSGQVEPGPGDIYVKAVGTEALRRLTDTPASESNPAWSPDGGSIAFVRDRRGVVVMSQLGGSERQVSASGTHVTWAADSKSVLIRDREANMGPFGIFQVSLDTLERSRLTQAPVGIGDWRFDVSPDGRTLAFIRYERPGIADLHVVAMHGGEPRRLTNWNANLTGLAWTPDSREIVFSVEQPSAARLWRINANTSRPGRGTPIPDIPAAAVMPSISRPKSGLPARLAFQTITRDVDIHLMDLEARLLGDRIESRPFSRSTRVESSARFSPDGNRVAFVSHRSGEPEIWVGGRDGSAIQQVTTLGASQLVVGGWSPDGARIVLDAAIDGNSDIYVVGADGGHLRRLTSEPSVDAIPSWSGDGRWVYFASTRAGVIPDIWRVSADGGPAMRLTRHGGFEPRESPDGRSLFYLDRHPAGLAIDGTARLMSALLAGGPEEPVMERVLPFLWSVTDKGIVLVTREPDFDAIDVYRFADQWVSRVGRLGFRIPGIYTHMTVSRDGRWALATEMVRYDADLLLLDNFQ, from the coding sequence ATGCCCACCGAAACCGGCGGACGCGGCCACGCGCGAAGCGACCTTCCGGCCGCCGCCGTCCGTGCGCAACTCGAGAGCATCCTCGCCAGCACGGTCTTTGCCCGATCGCCACAGCTGCGGTCATTCCTCTCGTACATCGTCGAACAACACCTCGGCGGGCAGGGACATACGCTCAAGGAATCGGTCCTCGCCCGCGAGCTGTATGGAAAGGGATCGGACTTCGATGGCGGGAGCGATCCGGTCGTTCGGGTCGATGCCAGGAGGCTCCGCGACAAGCTGCGCGAGTTCTACGAGGGCAGAACCGATTCGGTCGTCATCTCGCTGCCAAAGGGCAGCTACGTTCCCCTCTTTGAAGGGAACTCCGGCCCGCAGCGCGAGGAGGCTCCCGCGCTCGCTGTCCGGGAGCGCGAAGTCCGGCGCCCGGTTGTCCATCTCGGCCGGAGGGCGCCGGTCCTCCGCGCTCTCGCGCTCGTCGCGCTCGCCGCGACGGCCGTCATCGCCTGGCGCGCACTCCGCCCGCAAGAGTCTGCAAAGATCCAGATGCTCCCCCTGGCTTCGTACCCGGGTGCCGAGGGACCGCCCGCGTTGTCCCCTGACGGCAATTTCGTCGCCTTCGCGTGGTCGGGCCAGGTCGAGCCTGGCCCGGGCGACATCTACGTCAAGGCTGTCGGGACCGAAGCGCTTCGGCGGCTGACGGACACCCCGGCCTCGGAGTCCAACCCGGCCTGGTCCCCTGACGGAGGCAGCATCGCCTTCGTGCGGGATCGTCGAGGCGTCGTCGTCATGTCGCAGCTCGGTGGAAGCGAACGCCAGGTCTCGGCGTCGGGCACTCACGTGACATGGGCTGCTGACTCGAAATCGGTGCTCATCCGGGACCGGGAAGCGAACATGGGACCATTTGGCATCTTCCAGGTGTCGCTCGACACACTGGAGCGTAGCCGGCTGACGCAGGCGCCCGTCGGCATCGGAGACTGGAGGTTCGACGTCTCGCCGGACGGCAGGACGCTGGCGTTCATTCGCTACGAACGACCGGGAATCGCGGACCTGCATGTCGTAGCCATGCACGGCGGCGAACCGCGTCGGCTCACGAACTGGAATGCCAACCTTACCGGATTGGCGTGGACTCCCGACAGTCGAGAGATTGTCTTCTCGGTCGAGCAGCCGTCCGCCGCTCGTCTGTGGCGAATCAACGCCAACACCTCTCGACCCGGTCGAGGAACGCCGATTCCCGACATCCCGGCGGCTGCGGTCATGCCGTCGATCTCGAGGCCGAAGTCCGGGCTGCCGGCACGCCTCGCCTTCCAAACGATCACCCGCGACGTCGACATCCACCTGATGGACCTCGAGGCTCGGTTACTGGGCGATCGCATCGAGTCGAGGCCGTTTTCGAGGTCCACGCGCGTGGAGAGTTCGGCTCGATTCTCGCCGGACGGCAACCGGGTCGCGTTCGTCTCGCACCGCTCCGGGGAGCCAGAAATCTGGGTCGGTGGGCGCGATGGGAGCGCAATTCAGCAGGTCACGACACTGGGTGCTTCCCAACTTGTCGTCGGTGGATGGTCCCCGGATGGCGCGCGCATCGTCCTGGATGCCGCGATTGACGGCAACAGCGATATCTACGTTGTCGGAGCAGATGGTGGGCACCTGCGTCGGCTGACCTCTGAACCGTCCGTGGACGCAATTCCCTCCTGGTCGGGGGATGGACGGTGGGTCTACTTCGCGTCGACACGCGCAGGCGTCATTCCCGACATCTGGCGTGTCTCCGCCGACGGCGGCCCGGCGATGCGACTGACACGCCACGGCGGCTTCGAACCGCGGGAGTCTCCCGATGGTCGGTCCCTTTTCTATCTCGACCGTCATCCAGCCGGCCTGGCCATCGACGGTACGGCCCGGCTGATGAGCGCACTGCTCGCTGGCGGGCCGGAAGAACCGGTGATGGAGCGAGTTCTACCGTTCTTGTGGTCGGTCACCGACAAGGGGATCGTGTTGGTCACCCGTGAGCCGGACTTCGATGCGATTGACGTGTACCGGTTCGCCGACCAGTGGGTCTCCCGCGTGGGACGGCTCGGCTTTCGGATCCCGGGGATCTACACACACATGACGGTGTCCCGCGATGGGCGATGGGCCTTGGCAACGGAGATGGTTCGATACGACGCTGACCTCCTGCTGCTCGACAACTTCCAGTGA
- a CDS encoding cytochrome c peroxidase codes for MFGTVRHVVALVATITCATAVASDRSISTAPVQAEPDGELNGKKLFEKETFGGNGRTCRTCHAKDSGTLTLADVQQIINKANPDDPFLLHDALDEDGVGTTRVQAHATIRFSIPLPPWITMADDRGATHVTVFRGIPSTRNTPALDRVLLHDARAATLQEQALGAIHDHYQGTVEPTVAQLEAIAEFERRDAHFFSSSALRQFAAGGPPPELPPGISPAEQRGRRFLVDAPFAPPSKDGICALCHSGPMLNMSNQAHSDFGNGRPPVGARFFNTGVTLVNQPGNPIRTWVIDDRINPVVTVRSPDVGVILGPSPPTPPPSDLPRAFLAGAFKIPTLWGVKDTAPYFHDNGAKTLRDAVAHYQRFFNFTEEQDPVGSRTLGGRIVLTDDDVDDIVAYLELLSPNRMDR; via the coding sequence ATGTTTGGGACCGTACGTCATGTGGTTGCGTTGGTTGCCACGATCACTTGCGCGACTGCCGTCGCCAGCGACCGATCGATTTCAACGGCACCAGTTCAGGCCGAGCCGGACGGAGAACTCAACGGCAAGAAGCTCTTCGAGAAAGAGACCTTCGGCGGCAATGGGCGGACATGCCGCACGTGTCATGCCAAGGACAGCGGAACGCTTACCCTGGCCGACGTGCAGCAGATCATCAACAAGGCGAACCCGGACGACCCGTTCCTGTTGCACGACGCGCTCGACGAGGACGGCGTCGGCACGACCCGAGTCCAGGCGCATGCCACGATCCGTTTCTCGATTCCGCTGCCGCCGTGGATCACGATGGCGGACGACCGTGGTGCGACCCACGTCACCGTCTTTCGCGGTATCCCGTCGACCCGGAACACGCCAGCCCTTGACCGGGTGCTGCTGCACGATGCACGAGCAGCCACGCTCCAGGAGCAGGCACTGGGAGCGATTCACGACCACTACCAGGGCACGGTGGAACCGACGGTCGCGCAACTCGAGGCGATCGCGGAATTCGAGCGCCGCGACGCCCACTTCTTCTCTTCAAGTGCGCTCAGGCAATTCGCAGCTGGTGGTCCGCCGCCCGAGTTGCCGCCGGGAATCAGCCCAGCCGAGCAGCGCGGGCGCAGGTTCCTCGTGGATGCGCCCTTTGCGCCTCCTTCCAAGGACGGCATCTGCGCCCTGTGTCACAGCGGCCCGATGCTGAACATGTCCAACCAGGCGCATTCGGACTTCGGCAACGGTCGTCCGCCGGTGGGGGCCCGCTTCTTCAACACGGGCGTCACGCTCGTCAATCAACCCGGCAATCCGATCCGGACGTGGGTCATCGATGACCGGATCAACCCGGTGGTGACGGTCCGCTCGCCAGATGTCGGGGTGATCCTCGGCCCCTCACCGCCAACGCCGCCACCCTCCGACCTGCCGCGCGCCTTCCTTGCCGGTGCGTTCAAGATCCCGACGCTGTGGGGCGTCAAGGACACGGCGCCATACTTCCACGACAACGGCGCCAAGACTCTGCGTGACGCTGTCGCCCACTACCAGCGGTTCTTCAACTTCACGGAGGAACAGGACCCGGTGGGTTCGCGCACCCTGGGCGGTCGCATCGTGCTGACAGACGATGACGTCGACGACATCGTCGCGTACCTGGAGCTTCTGAGTCCGAATCGGATGGACAGGTAG
- a CDS encoding pectate lyase family protein — translation MTSRNRFAAACAMALAGTCIVSAQRDPGREVLAANDGWASLGGGVTGGALADADHVFVVGNRAEFLAALTVGPTGAPRILYVDGAIDANVDDSNQPLACEDYYAPGYTLDAFLAFYDPAGPWGPNPPANTAGSLEAGRRASAANQSARVRWRIPDNTTIVGVDKGATIRGAWLDIRGTTTTPRRNVIVRNITFEDVYDCFPAWTPRRNADGTWAGTGDWDAEYDAISLRETEGVWVDHNEFRDVATADSTLPIYFGSKYQVHDGHLDITNASDLVTVSYNRLRDHDKTMLIGSSDTAPRDVGRLRVTLHHNLFENLGQRVPRVRYGQVHVYNNYYVIRSGDTYGYSWGVGVQPLPVTSGIFAQNNFFRADKDVAPDRFIARFTNGRSIHAEGTLLNAAAANHGVDPLAEYNAVREPDLAEAVGWVPTLFLPIDRTLRVPSLIESEAGPFNWN, via the coding sequence ATGACTTCACGCAACAGGTTCGCCGCCGCATGTGCCATGGCCCTGGCCGGCACGTGCATCGTCAGCGCGCAGCGCGATCCTGGACGCGAGGTGCTCGCGGCCAACGACGGCTGGGCGTCGCTCGGCGGCGGTGTGACCGGCGGTGCGCTGGCCGATGCCGACCACGTGTTCGTCGTCGGCAACCGCGCCGAGTTCCTCGCGGCCCTCACAGTCGGACCGACGGGCGCGCCGCGGATCCTTTACGTGGACGGCGCGATCGACGCCAACGTGGACGACAGCAACCAGCCGCTTGCCTGTGAGGATTACTACGCGCCGGGATACACGCTCGACGCGTTCCTCGCGTTCTACGATCCGGCCGGCCCGTGGGGCCCGAACCCACCGGCCAACACCGCCGGGTCGCTCGAGGCGGGCCGCCGCGCGTCGGCGGCGAACCAGTCAGCACGGGTCCGGTGGCGGATTCCGGACAACACGACGATTGTCGGCGTGGACAAGGGCGCCACGATCCGCGGTGCGTGGCTGGACATCCGTGGCACGACGACGACGCCGCGCCGGAACGTGATCGTCCGGAACATCACGTTCGAGGACGTCTACGACTGCTTCCCGGCGTGGACGCCGCGGCGCAACGCCGACGGCACCTGGGCCGGCACTGGCGATTGGGACGCGGAGTACGACGCCATCTCGCTGCGCGAGACCGAGGGCGTGTGGGTCGACCATAACGAATTCAGGGACGTGGCCACCGCCGACAGCACGCTTCCGATCTACTTCGGCAGCAAGTACCAGGTCCACGACGGCCACCTGGACATCACCAACGCCTCGGACCTCGTGACCGTGTCGTACAACCGGCTCCGCGATCACGACAAGACGATGCTGATCGGGTCCTCGGACACCGCCCCGCGCGACGTCGGCCGGCTTCGCGTCACGCTGCACCACAATCTGTTCGAGAACCTCGGGCAGCGCGTACCGCGGGTCCGCTACGGGCAGGTGCACGTCTACAACAACTACTACGTCATTCGGTCTGGTGACACCTACGGCTACAGCTGGGGCGTCGGCGTGCAGCCGTTGCCAGTGACGTCAGGCATCTTTGCGCAGAACAACTTCTTCCGGGCCGACAAGGACGTCGCGCCCGACCGCTTCATCGCGCGGTTCACCAACGGCCGGTCAATTCACGCGGAGGGCACACTGCTCAACGCTGCCGCGGCGAACCACGGCGTGGATCCACTGGCTGAGTACAACGCCGTCCGCGAGCCGGATCTGGCCGAGGCCGTGGGCTGGGTGCCAACGCTGTTTCTTCCGATCGACCGGACGTTGCGGGTCCCGTCGCTGATTGAATCCGAGGCGGGACCGTTCAATTGGAACTAA